A single region of the Fibrobacter sp. UWH6 genome encodes:
- a CDS encoding menaquinone biosynthetic enzyme MqnA/MqnD family protein, giving the protein MTLRVGRIPFLVCAPFFHDFLGRESEFGDVDFVDGPPSAHCAGLKDGSIHLSPASSITFAQKPGAFVLSPTLCTSCSFEVRSVKLFSNLPVQELSGKRVRMTAQSKTSVTLLRILLETRFGLRPDYVDGAYQPGDDACLLIGDQALEENERRRFAYSYDLGTLWQDWQKLPFVFGAWIIAKEALSDELRPTLLRYMDATRNSIETFSARPSAALDKWLARYPVNLPRPVIESYYSALDYRFTEERKESLNLFFRYAADLGLVQAAPVLEFLQER; this is encoded by the coding sequence ATGACTTTGCGAGTAGGACGAATTCCTTTTTTGGTCTGTGCACCCTTTTTTCACGACTTTTTGGGCCGCGAATCCGAATTTGGCGATGTAGATTTTGTGGATGGGCCACCTAGCGCCCATTGTGCGGGTCTAAAAGATGGATCTATCCACCTTTCCCCGGCATCTTCCATTACTTTTGCCCAGAAACCGGGGGCTTTTGTGCTGTCTCCGACGCTCTGCACTTCCTGCTCCTTTGAAGTCCGTTCCGTTAAGTTGTTTTCAAATCTGCCGGTCCAGGAACTGTCGGGGAAGCGGGTGCGTATGACAGCCCAGAGCAAGACGTCCGTGACGCTTTTGCGGATCTTGCTGGAGACTCGCTTCGGTCTGCGTCCTGATTATGTGGATGGGGCGTATCAGCCTGGGGATGACGCCTGCCTGCTTATTGGCGATCAGGCCCTTGAAGAAAATGAACGTCGCCGGTTCGCCTACAGTTACGACCTTGGAACCTTGTGGCAGGACTGGCAGAAATTGCCCTTCGTCTTTGGCGCCTGGATTATTGCCAAGGAGGCTTTGTCCGACGAACTGCGCCCGACTCTCCTGCGGTACATGGATGCGACCAGGAACAGTATCGAAACATTTAGCGCTAGGCCTTCTGCGGCCCTAGATAAATGGCTTGCCCGTTATCCTGTCAACTTGCCCCGCCCCGTTATTGAAAGTTACTACTCGGCCCTGGATTACCGTTTTACCGAGGAACGCAAGGAGTCCCTGAACCTTTTCTTTAGGTATGCCGCAGATTTGGGGCTTGTTCAGGCCGCTCCGGTATTGGAATTTTTACAAGAACGGTGA
- a CDS encoding glycosyltransferase family 2 protein, with product MDIPMSELMGEDFLFGVQIVFWTMLVLLIHCYLLFPVTLPFVSELFKRKKSCDASDGELPTVSILISAYNEEAVIERKIQNILEIDYPKEKLEVLIGDDGSADRTAEIVARYADQGITLVKAPKNAGKAAMLNRLNGIAKNDILLLCDANTMFFPNVVRKLVRAFQDEKIGCACGHLILSDKSGSVLGRGESSYWDLESEIKKFEGVLDRLIGGNGALYAIRRKLYTELPVKKSVMDDFFIATKVLQKGYYCTFVSSAIGTEQTSKESTGEYRRKVRIGRANFNFLFSYLPLLNPFRPLTAYLFFSHKILRWFSAHIFILLFISNVLLLTSGLVYQIFFGAFVLGLLVAIFKIVPSGYYFLLMNFAMLKGFFMAFGREKSGGWAREARSDDEA from the coding sequence ATGGATATCCCGATGAGCGAATTGATGGGTGAAGATTTCCTCTTTGGTGTTCAGATTGTCTTTTGGACGATGCTGGTGCTGTTGATCCACTGCTATCTGCTGTTCCCTGTAACGCTTCCTTTTGTCAGCGAGCTTTTCAAGCGCAAGAAGTCCTGCGATGCCTCTGACGGTGAGCTGCCTACGGTGTCTATCCTGATTTCTGCCTACAACGAAGAGGCTGTTATCGAACGCAAGATCCAGAACATTCTTGAGATTGATTACCCCAAGGAAAAGCTGGAAGTTCTGATCGGCGATGACGGTTCTGCGGACCGCACTGCAGAAATTGTCGCCCGCTATGCCGACCAGGGAATCACTTTGGTGAAGGCTCCCAAGAATGCAGGCAAGGCCGCCATGCTGAACCGTCTTAACGGAATCGCCAAGAATGACATCCTCTTGCTTTGCGATGCCAACACCATGTTTTTCCCTAACGTAGTCCGTAAACTTGTCCGCGCCTTCCAGGATGAAAAGATCGGCTGCGCCTGCGGTCACCTGATTCTTTCTGACAAGAGCGGAAGCGTTCTTGGCCGCGGCGAAAGCTCCTACTGGGATCTGGAATCTGAAATCAAGAAGTTCGAAGGTGTGCTGGACCGTCTGATTGGCGGCAACGGCGCTCTCTATGCCATCCGCCGTAAACTTTATACGGAACTGCCGGTGAAGAAGAGCGTCATGGATGACTTCTTTATTGCCACCAAGGTCTTGCAGAAGGGTTACTATTGCACCTTCGTTTCTAGTGCTATCGGCACGGAACAGACCTCCAAGGAATCTACAGGTGAATACCGCCGCAAGGTCCGTATCGGCCGCGCCAATTTCAACTTCCTGTTCTCCTACTTGCCTTTGCTGAACCCGTTCCGACCCCTGACCGCCTACCTCTTCTTTTCTCATAAAATTCTGCGTTGGTTCTCTGCGCACATCTTTATCTTGCTGTTTATCTCCAACGTTCTTCTGCTGACCAGCGGCCTGGTGTACCAGATTTTCTTTGGTGCCTTTGTCCTTGGACTTCTTGTGGCGATCTTCAAGATTGTTCCTAGCGGATACTATTTCCTCTTGATGAACTTCGCCATGCTTAAGGGATTCTTTATGGCCTTTGGTCGCGAGAAAAGTGGCGGCTGGGCACGCGAAGCCCGAAGCGATGATGAAGCCTAG
- a CDS encoding DUF255 domain-containing protein, with protein MRLLFLILFAAVCAFADPQEPKSLVHWMGYSEAFALAKSKPKLVFVDLYADWCVPCRVMDKNVYMNPMVADALNRYFYPVKLDADSQDSIMCDGQKNTVQRCYFDVWELNALPAFVLVAPKGMSILTVTDSMSPQEMLELLLKFLEKEKEWISR; from the coding sequence ATGCGACTCCTGTTCTTGATCTTGTTTGCTGCGGTCTGCGCCTTTGCCGACCCGCAGGAACCTAAGAGCCTGGTCCATTGGATGGGGTACAGCGAGGCCTTCGCGCTGGCTAAGTCCAAACCCAAGCTGGTGTTCGTGGACTTATATGCGGACTGGTGCGTTCCCTGTCGTGTCATGGACAAGAACGTGTATATGAATCCTATGGTGGCTGATGCGCTGAACCGGTACTTCTACCCGGTGAAGCTTGATGCGGATTCCCAGGATTCCATTATGTGCGACGGTCAGAAGAATACCGTGCAACGTTGTTATTTTGATGTGTGGGAGCTGAACGCATTGCCCGCCTTTGTGTTGGTGGCTCCGAAAGGCATGAGCATTCTGACGGTGACGGATTCCATGTCGCCCCAGGAGATGCTTGAATTGCTCCTCAAGTTTCTAGAAAAAGAAAAGGAATGGATATCCCGATGA
- a CDS encoding type I 3-dehydroquinate dehydratase — MTSSTKYLVGLIGPAALEAAEKDANHPVRKDFDRCTAVEIRYDFFEESQWPGLSARVRKVAPGKLQIGTIRLKHDGGTFPDARVVDRMELWSKILDAAEVPEWLDLERDYLANYSKLHDMAALRRVKLLISEHNFERVPSDAELEEYAKELLQFKAPGLKIAAMSNSENDCDRLYKFIKKNFKKFELFAAFGMGETGKVSRLWSLKEGANLTYGAIGKAEAPGQIDVLTMKNALESETALNSQTELLAFLR; from the coding sequence ATGACCAGTTCAACCAAGTATCTTGTCGGCCTCATTGGCCCCGCCGCCCTAGAAGCCGCAGAAAAAGACGCCAACCATCCGGTTCGCAAGGATTTTGACCGCTGCACCGCCGTAGAAATCCGTTACGATTTCTTTGAAGAAAGCCAGTGGCCAGGCCTCTCCGCCCGCGTCCGCAAGGTAGCTCCCGGCAAGCTGCAGATCGGCACCATCCGTCTCAAGCACGACGGCGGCACCTTCCCCGATGCCCGCGTGGTAGACCGCATGGAACTGTGGAGCAAGATTCTGGATGCCGCCGAAGTCCCCGAATGGCTGGACCTGGAACGAGACTACCTGGCCAACTACAGCAAGCTGCACGACATGGCCGCCCTCCGCAGGGTCAAGCTGCTCATTTCGGAACACAACTTCGAAAGGGTTCCTAGCGACGCCGAACTGGAAGAATACGCCAAGGAACTGTTGCAGTTCAAGGCACCCGGTCTGAAGATCGCCGCCATGAGCAATTCCGAAAACGACTGCGACCGCCTCTACAAGTTCATCAAGAAGAATTTCAAGAAATTCGAACTTTTCGCCGCCTTCGGCATGGGCGAAACCGGCAAGGTCAGCCGCCTCTGGAGCCTAAAAGAGGGCGCAAATCTGACCTACGGCGCCATCGGAAAGGCCGAAGCACCCGGCCAAATTGATGTCTTGACCATGAAAAACGCCCTGGAAAGCGAAACTGCACTCAACTCGCAGACAGAATTATTGGCTTTTTTACGTTAA
- a CDS encoding diguanylate cyclase domain-containing protein, translating to MSNFLIGYIVASLFIAVLDSLLAIVSFRKGGVQGKALGATCVGCAFVDLSYLVSVLVDDYFVYSCLSSVYFVCIDIMLLCLVMFIRDFCKFRNSAVGRGHFMAAHFIILVDIIVFAINPFCEIAISYVPRATEFAKYSYNMHGLFYVHLFFCYAMVATCVYFLLYKLVSVPLEYKRQFLYAVAGVVSIVAINAVFLFLPGLSKYNFLDYSILGYSIGAYAFYWACFQYSIKGMTNLFKMSVFENIDQGLMLFDYENRLILYNDMVYKQFPRLKFRDMLPLREFTDMCGVNIKDNYENYVVQCYAETDAGKKPLRCDFRTLRNKRGRIIGRLFMFSNAVLATDPLTGFHNWDDFVFYSEENKDVARGDLVVLACDIMGLSFINGSKGRHAGDRCIKELADLMRNYFPDDAYFVRGQDAILIAFCAGGSEEIVVDSLKALEEKFEPKIQYGVSVCRSSDNMLEGIGLAIKGLKQKKLLCKESNHSVILNSLVQALQESDNDTEEHVRRTQLMGAELGRRIGLNDVQLSDLSLLCLLHDIGKIGVPLEILNKPGKLTAEEWDTLRTHPVKGYQIAQSSPELCGIADMILHHHERWDGAGYPDGLARESIPLLSRIIAVVDAFDAMVNTRAYRKALPQDVAIEELKRCAGTQFDPNIVSEFIQMIEALPSKASEVAEAVSEEVREVVRDELTQGASSANSFHSVHNLRYVRYTLDEQNNIIDFDKDFERLTGFSALDIQKNRMNQTDLLPPEDRTEYVCQITEALGKNPSAFFEHRIMRKDGSVIYVLCYGRRYFDSATRSGRAEVIVADVADTYTLRIMADMERNKVRRQQAQWENAYRRDSLTGLLTRNAFKSDTEFKLLEGKCKVMLLMLDVDKFKEYNDTYGHVAGDEFLNLIGQTLLSSLRRDDIAGRMGGDEFAAALFFKKESSDEFMYERAQQIFDKINMTLKMAAKGTSLSMGAIISNEEMNTFNELYQSADKLLYKSKENGRSRLSVRQ from the coding sequence TTGTCTAATTTCCTGATTGGATATATTGTTGCCTCGCTGTTTATTGCGGTGTTGGATTCTCTCCTGGCCATTGTCTCTTTTAGAAAGGGTGGCGTTCAGGGGAAGGCCTTGGGTGCGACCTGTGTTGGCTGCGCCTTTGTGGACTTGAGCTATCTGGTTAGCGTTCTTGTTGACGATTACTTCGTATATTCCTGCCTGTCCAGCGTCTATTTCGTGTGTATCGACATCATGCTGCTCTGCCTCGTGATGTTCATTCGTGATTTTTGCAAGTTTAGGAACTCGGCTGTTGGTAGGGGGCATTTCATGGCCGCCCATTTCATTATTCTTGTCGATATCATTGTCTTTGCCATTAATCCCTTCTGTGAAATCGCCATAAGCTATGTTCCCCGTGCAACGGAATTCGCCAAGTACAGCTATAACATGCATGGCCTTTTCTACGTGCATCTGTTTTTCTGCTACGCCATGGTGGCGACTTGCGTTTACTTCTTGCTTTATAAGTTGGTCAGTGTTCCCCTGGAATATAAGAGGCAGTTCCTTTATGCCGTCGCAGGTGTAGTTTCCATTGTGGCGATCAATGCCGTATTCCTGTTCCTGCCGGGTCTTTCCAAGTACAACTTCCTTGATTATTCCATTCTTGGCTATAGCATTGGCGCCTATGCGTTCTATTGGGCCTGCTTCCAGTATTCTATCAAGGGCATGACAAATCTGTTCAAGATGAGTGTCTTCGAGAATATCGACCAGGGACTCATGCTGTTTGATTACGAAAACCGTCTGATTCTCTACAACGATATGGTGTATAAGCAGTTCCCTAGGCTTAAATTTAGGGATATGCTGCCGCTGCGTGAATTCACCGATATGTGCGGCGTGAACATCAAGGACAATTACGAGAATTACGTGGTGCAGTGCTATGCCGAAACAGATGCCGGCAAGAAGCCTCTGCGTTGCGACTTTAGAACGTTGCGTAATAAGCGTGGCCGCATCATTGGCCGACTGTTCATGTTCTCCAATGCGGTTCTCGCGACGGATCCTCTGACCGGTTTCCATAACTGGGATGATTTCGTTTTCTATTCCGAAGAAAACAAGGACGTTGCTCGCGGAGACCTGGTTGTTCTTGCCTGCGACATTATGGGCTTGTCGTTTATTAACGGCTCTAAGGGCCGGCATGCCGGTGACCGTTGCATTAAGGAACTGGCAGACTTGATGCGTAACTATTTCCCGGATGATGCCTATTTTGTTCGCGGTCAAGATGCTATTCTCATTGCATTCTGCGCCGGTGGGTCCGAAGAAATAGTTGTTGACTCCTTGAAGGCGCTGGAAGAAAAGTTTGAACCTAAAATCCAGTATGGTGTCAGCGTATGTAGAAGTTCCGACAATATGCTGGAAGGCATAGGTCTTGCCATAAAGGGACTTAAGCAGAAAAAACTGCTGTGTAAGGAATCCAACCATTCCGTAATCCTGAATTCCCTGGTGCAGGCCCTGCAGGAAAGTGACAACGATACCGAGGAACATGTCCGCAGAACTCAGCTGATGGGCGCGGAACTTGGCCGCCGTATCGGCCTGAACGACGTGCAGTTGAGCGACCTTTCCCTGCTGTGCCTCCTGCATGATATTGGCAAGATCGGTGTTCCCCTTGAAATTTTGAACAAGCCCGGCAAGCTGACTGCCGAAGAATGGGATACTCTGCGAACTCATCCGGTGAAGGGTTATCAGATTGCCCAGAGTTCTCCGGAACTTTGCGGTATCGCCGATATGATTTTGCACCATCATGAACGTTGGGATGGTGCCGGTTACCCGGATGGTCTGGCCCGCGAATCGATCCCCCTGCTTTCTAGAATTATTGCGGTGGTGGATGCCTTTGATGCCATGGTGAATACCCGTGCCTATCGTAAGGCCCTGCCTCAGGATGTGGCTATCGAGGAACTGAAGCGCTGCGCCGGTACTCAGTTCGACCCCAACATTGTTTCTGAATTCATCCAGATGATCGAGGCGCTGCCTTCCAAGGCTTCGGAAGTGGCCGAGGCGGTTTCCGAAGAAGTCCGTGAAGTGGTCAGGGATGAATTGACTCAAGGTGCAAGTTCTGCCAATTCCTTCCATAGTGTGCATAACCTGCGCTATGTCCGCTATACCCTGGACGAGCAGAATAACATTATTGATTTTGACAAGGACTTTGAACGTCTAACTGGATTTAGTGCGTTGGATATTCAAAAGAATCGCATGAACCAGACGGACTTGCTGCCGCCTGAAGACCGTACCGAATATGTCTGCCAGATTACAGAAGCGCTTGGCAAGAATCCCAGTGCGTTCTTTGAACATCGTATCATGCGTAAGGACGGTTCTGTTATTTACGTGCTGTGCTACGGTCGTCGTTATTTTGATTCTGCCACCAGGTCCGGTCGTGCCGAGGTCATTGTGGCCGATGTGGCGGACACCTATACTTTGCGTATCATGGCTGACATGGAACGTAACAAGGTTCGCCGTCAGCAGGCTCAGTGGGAAAATGCTTACCGCAGGGATTCCCTGACCGGCCTGTTGACCCGAAACGCCTTCAAGAGTGATACGGAATTCAAGTTGCTGGAAGGCAAGTGCAAGGTGATGCTGTTGATGCTGGATGTAGACAAATTCAAGGAATACAACGACACCTATGGCCATGTCGCCGGTGACGAGTTCCTGAATCTTATCGGTCAGACCTTGCTTTCTTCCTTGCGTCGAGATGACATTGCCGGACGTATGGGCGGCGATGAATTTGCGGCAGCCCTGTTCTTTAAGAAAGAAAGCTCCGATGAATTTATGTATGAACGCGCCCAGCAGATTTTCGATAAGATCAACATGACCTTGAAGATGGCTGCAAAGGGAACCAGCCTTTCTATGGGTGCCATTATCTCTAACGAAGAGATGAACACCTTCAATGAACTGTATCAGTCTGCTGATAAGCTTCTGTACAAGTCTAAGGAAAACGGTCGTTCCAGACTTTCTGTTCGCCAGTAA
- a CDS encoding TolC family protein encodes MINSKAFFYGFIASATALWAANGTWTLEECLDQAKKASLSLEAAKLREQSADISVRQAQASGGPTVSASIGNSIYDRPLAAHPQDHYRFSVGVSGSYTLWDGGSSKLNTEASQLSKEATVLATKQTERSIQESVLNAYMSLLAAQENLRTADASVELAQAEFENYGKLYEAGSVTKKDLTQSQSSVLQKQVSQLTAQLNVSTAKTTLRQLMEVDASDSMNVVALEANVSTPDSLEALPPYEQLQADARIANPGLKSDSISVKAAKKNTEVTGKNSSITVTLGASSTTGFTGFESDQYGKQMKEGWTNTLSLNINIPIIDNGSTENKVLQAQVNEASSQVALQESAKNLENNIEKLYINAMSADMQWKAASLQVDAETEALAVAEEQRNAGALTYTDYLSQKNNLEKAKVTLTNAKYTSLLARKLLELYQGKLD; translated from the coding sequence ATGATCAACTCGAAAGCATTTTTCTACGGATTTATCGCCAGTGCAACCGCGCTCTGGGCAGCAAACGGCACATGGACCCTCGAAGAATGCCTTGATCAGGCCAAAAAGGCAAGCCTCTCCCTGGAAGCAGCCAAGCTCAGGGAACAGTCCGCCGACATTTCTGTAAGGCAGGCCCAGGCTAGCGGCGGCCCCACTGTCAGCGCAAGCATCGGCAACTCCATTTACGACCGCCCCCTGGCCGCCCACCCCCAGGACCACTACCGTTTTTCTGTAGGCGTTTCCGGCTCCTATACCCTCTGGGATGGCGGATCCTCCAAGCTGAACACCGAAGCGTCTCAGCTGTCCAAGGAAGCCACAGTCCTCGCCACCAAGCAGACCGAGCGTTCCATTCAAGAAAGTGTGCTGAACGCCTACATGAGCCTGCTGGCCGCCCAGGAAAACCTGCGCACCGCCGACGCCTCCGTCGAACTGGCCCAAGCCGAATTTGAAAATTACGGTAAGCTGTACGAAGCGGGCTCCGTCACCAAGAAGGATTTGACCCAGTCCCAGTCCAGCGTTTTGCAGAAACAAGTTTCCCAGCTGACCGCCCAGCTGAATGTCAGCACCGCCAAGACCACCCTGCGCCAGCTTATGGAAGTGGACGCCAGCGACAGCATGAACGTGGTGGCCCTAGAGGCTAACGTTTCTACCCCCGACTCCCTAGAGGCTCTTCCGCCCTACGAACAATTACAGGCAGACGCACGTATTGCGAACCCGGGTCTAAAATCAGACAGTATTTCCGTGAAGGCCGCCAAGAAGAACACCGAAGTGACCGGCAAGAATAGCTCCATTACCGTCACTCTGGGCGCAAGCTCCACAACAGGATTTACAGGTTTTGAGTCAGACCAGTACGGCAAACAGATGAAGGAAGGCTGGACAAACACGCTTTCCCTGAACATCAATATTCCCATCATCGATAACGGCTCCACCGAAAACAAGGTGCTGCAGGCCCAGGTGAACGAAGCCTCTTCCCAGGTAGCCCTCCAGGAATCCGCAAAAAATCTGGAGAACAACATCGAGAAGCTGTACATCAACGCCATGAGTGCCGATATGCAGTGGAAGGCCGCCAGCCTCCAGGTCGATGCCGAAACAGAAGCCCTGGCCGTCGCCGAAGAACAGCGCAACGCAGGCGCCCTCACTTATACCGATTATCTTTCCCAGAAAAACAACTTGGAAAAAGCCAAGGTCACCTTGACCAACGCCAAGTACACAAGCCTTCTGGCCCGCAAGCTCCTGGAACTTTACCAGGGCAAGCTGGACTAA
- a CDS encoding PTS sugar transporter subunit IIA, protein MRLSERFVDNCILINSASTTKEAILNELVDTLCSAYKLDHRNEIFDAVWNREQSRSTGIGCGLAVPHAKIDYVDRMCMVAATIENGLDFASFDGEPVYLIILIVSPGNTVGPHLKALSSVSRLLADGGVRKDLIASKTPAEFLTILKAAEDKYL, encoded by the coding sequence ATGCGTCTTTCCGAAAGATTTGTTGACAATTGCATCTTGATCAATTCCGCCAGCACCACCAAGGAAGCTATCCTGAACGAGCTGGTGGACACGCTCTGCAGTGCCTACAAACTGGATCACCGCAACGAAATTTTCGATGCAGTATGGAACCGCGAGCAGAGCCGTTCTACCGGTATCGGTTGCGGACTGGCCGTACCCCACGCCAAGATTGACTACGTGGACCGCATGTGCATGGTGGCAGCCACCATCGAAAACGGTCTGGACTTCGCTTCTTTCGATGGCGAACCGGTCTACCTGATCATCCTCATTGTCAGCCCGGGCAACACCGTTGGCCCCCACCTGAAGGCCCTGTCCTCCGTCAGCCGTCTGCTAGCCGATGGCGGCGTCCGTAAGGATTTGATTGCCTCCAAGACCCCGGCTGAATTCCTGACCATCCTCAAGGCCGCCGAAGATAAGTACCTGTAA
- a CDS encoding ATP-dependent Clp protease proteolytic subunit, giving the protein MADCNEKKEAQTPDMMKKAEEYLANNRRIFLWGGVDDESAERIVKQLLYLDSLNHDDITLYINSPGGVISSGLAIYDCMNAIQSDVVTVCCGQAASMGAVLLTSGAKGKRYAWPNARIMIHQPLIHGEIVAPASDIQIQAEEMLRIRNITGKILAETSGHTIEEIDRDTERDNFMSAEEAKKYGLVDIVESKL; this is encoded by the coding sequence ATGGCAGATTGTAACGAAAAGAAAGAAGCCCAGACTCCGGACATGATGAAGAAGGCCGAAGAATACTTGGCCAACAACCGTCGCATTTTCCTTTGGGGCGGCGTGGATGATGAAAGTGCCGAACGTATCGTGAAGCAGCTTCTTTACCTGGATTCCCTGAATCACGACGATATTACTCTTTATATCAACAGCCCCGGTGGCGTTATTTCTAGTGGTCTCGCTATTTATGACTGCATGAACGCCATCCAGAGCGATGTGGTTACCGTTTGCTGTGGCCAGGCTGCCTCTATGGGTGCCGTGTTGCTGACTTCCGGTGCCAAGGGCAAGCGCTATGCATGGCCCAATGCCCGCATCATGATTCACCAGCCCCTGATCCACGGCGAAATCGTTGCCCCCGCAAGCGATATCCAGATTCAGGCCGAAGAAATGCTGCGCATCCGTAACATCACCGGCAAGATTCTTGCAGAAACTTCTGGCCACACCATCGAAGAAATCGACCGCGATACAGAACGCGACAACTTCATGAGTGCCGAAGAGGCCAAGAAGTACGGCCTGGTTGATATCGTCGAAAGCAAGCTTTAA
- the ftsY gene encoding signal recognition particle-docking protein FtsY: MGFFSAIKNGLAKTRDALIGELKGIVGAGKITDDTLEDLEEHLIKADVGVEAAFLLTDALRENALGKSLTTEQVLDIMRNEAERLLKDPPKFELKGKPHVVLVIGVNGAGKTTTIGKLAARLIGEGKKVMIAACDTFRAAAIDQLETWAERSGAEFVKHQEGSDPAAVAYDACQAAQARGCDVVLIDTAGRLHNKDYLMEELKKIVRVIKKVNPDMPHDMWLVIDGNTGQNTINQTKIFNQSFPLTGLVVTKLDGTARGGAVLSIASSLQIPIRWIGMGERIDQLVEFNKREYVDGLFENALDEKSEG; the protein is encoded by the coding sequence ATGGGATTTTTTTCAGCCATTAAGAATGGTCTTGCCAAGACCCGCGACGCCCTGATCGGGGAGTTGAAGGGTATTGTTGGCGCCGGTAAGATTACCGACGACACCCTGGAAGATCTTGAAGAACATCTGATCAAGGCCGACGTTGGCGTGGAGGCGGCATTCCTCCTGACCGACGCCCTCCGCGAAAACGCCCTGGGCAAGTCCCTGACTACGGAGCAGGTCCTTGATATTATGCGTAACGAGGCGGAACGCCTTCTGAAGGATCCTCCCAAGTTCGAACTGAAGGGTAAGCCCCATGTGGTTCTGGTGATTGGCGTGAACGGCGCCGGAAAGACCACGACCATCGGCAAGCTTGCGGCTCGTCTTATTGGCGAAGGCAAGAAGGTGATGATCGCTGCCTGCGATACCTTCCGTGCTGCTGCCATCGACCAGCTGGAAACCTGGGCCGAACGTTCCGGTGCGGAATTCGTGAAGCATCAGGAAGGCTCTGACCCGGCTGCGGTTGCCTATGACGCCTGCCAGGCTGCCCAGGCCCGCGGTTGCGACGTGGTTCTGATCGATACGGCTGGACGTCTGCACAATAAAGACTACCTGATGGAAGAACTGAAGAAGATTGTCCGCGTCATCAAGAAGGTAAATCCGGATATGCCCCACGACATGTGGCTAGTCATCGACGGCAATACCGGACAGAACACCATCAACCAGACCAAGATCTTCAACCAGAGTTTCCCGCTGACGGGCCTGGTGGTGACCAAGTTGGATGGTACTGCCCGCGGTGGCGCCGTGCTTTCTATCGCCAGCTCCCTGCAGATTCCTATCCGCTGGATTGGCATGGGCGAACGCATCGACCAGCTGGTGGAGTTCAACAAGCGTGAATACGTAGACGGACTCTTCGAAAACGCACTGGACGAAAAGAGCGAAGGCTAA
- a CDS encoding glycoside hydrolase family 5 protein, whose protein sequence is MIKERLRGVNLGGWFSQVDCIQEKDPVGFPGIIQHVKTFLGVEDFKRIRNAGFNHVRLPVDYFNMFDGEELKPNEEMFALLDKALKEIQAADLDVILDLHKCPGHDFHLASYEEQAFFVSADARKDTNKVWSYLAERYSGESRVMMELLNEPAAGDSKVWDKVKDEIFWTIRKHAPKNTIVVGANKWNSAREFQYLTPLDDDNAIYSFHTYTPVTFTHQGAAWIKDPFFHMERPWPGDYAAPVDDGCTRLDVEYGKWDKARLQASIQNALDFRAKYDLPVACNEFGVYVQVPRQYQMAWMRDFMEILRDADVGYSYWNYKNLDFGIVSKGESLHNNLAQYNNPERLDSELMELLAKG, encoded by the coding sequence ATGATTAAAGAAAGACTGCGGGGAGTTAATTTGGGCGGCTGGTTCAGTCAGGTAGACTGCATCCAGGAAAAAGATCCCGTGGGTTTCCCTGGGATCATCCAACACGTAAAGACCTTCCTCGGTGTGGAAGATTTCAAGCGCATCCGCAATGCTGGGTTCAACCACGTCCGTCTGCCGGTGGACTATTTCAACATGTTCGACGGCGAAGAACTGAAGCCCAACGAAGAAATGTTCGCCCTGCTGGACAAGGCCCTCAAGGAAATCCAGGCTGCAGACCTGGATGTCATCCTGGACCTGCACAAGTGCCCCGGCCATGACTTCCACCTGGCCAGCTACGAAGAACAGGCTTTCTTTGTCAGCGCCGACGCCCGCAAGGACACCAACAAGGTCTGGTCTTATCTGGCAGAACGCTACAGCGGTGAATCCCGCGTCATGATGGAACTGCTGAACGAACCTGCAGCAGGCGACTCCAAGGTCTGGGACAAGGTGAAGGATGAAATCTTCTGGACCATCCGTAAGCACGCCCCCAAGAACACCATCGTGGTCGGTGCCAACAAGTGGAACAGCGCCCGCGAATTCCAGTACCTGACTCCGCTGGACGACGACAACGCTATCTATAGCTTCCATACCTACACTCCGGTGACATTCACTCACCAGGGTGCCGCATGGATCAAGGACCCGTTCTTCCACATGGAACGCCCCTGGCCCGGTGACTATGCCGCCCCTGTCGATGACGGTTGCACCCGCCTCGACGTTGAATATGGCAAATGGGACAAGGCCCGCCTGCAGGCAAGCATCCAGAACGCTCTGGATTTCCGCGCCAAGTACGACCTGCCCGTCGCCTGTAACGAATTCGGCGTCTACGTCCAGGTGCCCCGTCAGTATCAGATGGCCTGGATGCGCGACTTCATGGAAATCCTCCGTGACGCAGATGTCGGCTACAGCTACTGGAACTACAAGAACCTGGACTTCGGTATCGTATCCAAGGGCGAATCCCTGCACAACAACCTGGCCCAGTACAACAATCCGGAACGCCTCGACAGCGAACTCATGGAACTGCTGGCAAAGGGCTAG